A single Anopheles arabiensis isolate DONGOLA chromosome 2, AaraD3, whole genome shotgun sequence DNA region contains:
- the LOC120904365 gene encoding septin-7 isoform X12, producing MNRLCLECAPAELWSFRRRKQKSKGSYAIVSGGGQEPKEKALATKREMFFKSESNSPSGPPPNPPVGLNSLNLANNNVIHNNSANAANDKHSTAGLTNSVGGGGGGGVTNNSSPAAVSIGAMVTNNNHNGLNGAPATNGSAVHAAAAAAAAATGNNNLGGGGGGGVNGLATSMNSISLKEKRDALLNHHDSGANGHHGHHHHADAANAKLANERHEKEKPVMKTKPKELDGYVGFANLPNQVYRKAVKKGFELTLMVVGESGLGKSTLINSMFLSDIYHAEQHPGPSKRIKKTVAVESTKVLLKENGVNLTLTVVDTPGFGDAVDNSNCWLPIVDFVESKYEEYLTAESRVHRTALPDSRVHVCLYFIAPSGHGLKPLDIEFMQRLCDKVNIIPVIAKADTLTPEEITLFKKQILNEIAQNKIKIYDFPDPMDEEEDAKVLRQLRSRVPFAVVGANAIIEIDGRKVRGRRYPWGVAEVENLDHCDFIALRNMVIRTNLQDLKDVTNNVHYENYRCRKLAGLGTDGKAKLSNNLCNIGTVNTNGTGWNPLAQMEEEKREHESKMKKMEAEMEQVFEMKVKEKKQKLKDSEAELTRRHEERKKALELQIRELEDRRKAFEQEKAEWEQQNGVTLDELRRKSLEANSKETASLASRSSDESKGRRVFGSLLRRHTSFGAPDAVRGVTGAAGSTSTLTTSANNNGSTVPPSPQDHNDS from the exons ATGAACCGGCTTTGCTTGGAGTGCGCGCCAGCGGAGCTTTGGAGCTTTAGGAGAAGGAAACAGAAATCAAAAGGAAGTTACGCAATCGTGTCCGGCGGTGGTCAGGAGCCGAAAGAGAAGG CG TTGGCAACGAAGCGCGAAATGTTCTTCAAGTCGGAGAGCAACAGTCCGTCCGGACCGCCACCAAATCCACCGGTAGGGCTGAACAGTCTCAACCTGGCTAACAACAACGTGATC CATAATAACAGCGCAAACGCGGCCAACGATAAACACAGCACGGCAGGGCTCACTAACTCggttggcggcggcggcggcggtggcgtcACTAACAACAGCTCACCGGCCGCGGTCTCGATTGGCGCAATGGTCACCAATAACAATCACAACGGTCTGAACGGTGCACCGGCCACGAATGGCAGCGCTGTGcacgcggcagcagcagcggcggcggcagcaaccGGGAACAACAATCTCGGCGGAGGAGGTGGCGGTGGCGTGAACGGGCTGGCGACCAGCATGAACAGTATTTCGCTGAAGGAGAAGCGGGACGCCCTGCTGAACCATCACGATAGCGGTGCGAACGGTCACCACGGTCATCATCACCATGCGGATGCGGCGAACGCGAAGCTAGCGAACGAACGGCACGAGAAGGAGAAGCCGGTGATGAAAACGAAGCCGAAGGAGCTGGACGGGTACGTTGGGTTCGCGAATCTGCCGAACCAGGTGTACCGGAAGGCGGTGAAGAAGGGCTTTGAGCTGacgctgatggtggtgggcgAGTCGGGGCTGGGCAAATCGACCCTGATCAACTCGATGTTCCTGTCGGACATTTACCACGCCGAGCAGCATCCGGGACCGTCGAAGCGCATCAAGAAGACGGTGGCCGTCGAGAGCACCAAGGTGCTGCTGAAGGAGAATGGCGTCAACCTAACGCTGACGGTTGTCGATACGCCCGGTTTCGGTGATGCCGTTGACAACAGCAACTG CTGGCTACCGATAGTGGATTTTGTAGAGTCGAAGTACGAGGAGTATTTGACGGCCGAGTCACGCGTCCACCGAACGGCGCTGCCCGATTCGCGCGTGCACGTTTGTCTGTACTTTATTGCCCCGTCCGGGCATGGGCTGAAGCCGCTGGATATCGAGTTCATGCAGCGACTGTGCGATAAGGTGAACATCATACCGGTCATTGCCAAAGCGGACACGCTGACTCCGGAGGAAATCACTCTCTTCAAGAAACAG ATTCTAAACGAAATCGCTCAAAATAAGATTAAAATCTACGATTTCCCGGACCCgatggacgaggaggaggacgcaAAAGTACTTCGCCAGCTGCGCAGTCGCGTGCCGTTCGCTGTGGTCGGTGCGAATGCAATTATCGAGATTGATGGTCGCAAAGTCCGTGGACGACGCTACCCGTGGGGAGTTGCTGAAG TTGAAAATTTGGACCATTGTGATTTCATCGCTCTGCGCAACATGGTCATCCGGACGAATCTGCAGGACCTGAAGGATGTGACAAACAACGTGCACTATGAAAACTATCGCTGTCGAAAGCTGGCCGGTTTGGGTACCGATGGCAAGGCCAAACTAAGCAATAA CTTATGCAATATTGGAACTGTTAACACAAACGGTACTGGATG GAATCCACTGGCTCAGATGGAGGAGGAAAAGCGGGAACATGAATCGAAGATGAAGAAAATGGAAGCCGAAATGGAGCAAGTGTTTGAGATGAAGGTgaaggagaagaaacaaaagctCAAGGACTCGGAGGCCGAACTAACCAGACGTCACGAGGAACGAAAGAAG GCACTCGAGCTTCAAATTCGTGAGCTGGAAGATCGCAGAAAGGCTTTCGAGCAGGAGAAAGCCGAATGGGAACAGCAAAACGGTGTCACGCTTGACGAGCTGCGCCGCAAGAGCCTCGAAGCCAACAGTAAAGA GACCGCGTCTCTTGCATCAAGAAGTTCCGATGAGTCGAAGGGCAGGCGCGTGTTTGGATCGTTGCTGCGTCGGCACACTAGCTTCGGGGCGCCGGACGCCGTCCGTGGCGTTACCGGGGCGGCCGGTTCGACTTCCACTCTCACTACTAGCGCTAACAATAACGGCAGCACGGTGCCACCCAGCCCGCAAGATCATAACGATtcgtaa
- the LOC120904365 gene encoding septin-7 isoform X9 — MSTSTPTAQQTAGPGAGGPPVPPVKPVLSSPGAYMANFQGTGGGGGGGMPVAAPPITAGIHGTNKTHEKPTIAARPIPPPKLPNYSSSFNKIDRDRNEFTKIDKAEREKVSLLATKREMFFKSESNSPSGPPPNPPVGLNSLNLANNNVIHNNSANAANDKHSTAGLTNSVGGGGGGGVTNNSSPAAVSIGAMVTNNNHNGLNGAPATNGSAVHAAAAAAAAATGNNNLGGGGGGGVNGLATSMNSISLKEKRDALLNHHDSGANGHHGHHHHADAANAKLANERHEKEKPVMKTKPKELDGYVGFANLPNQVYRKAVKKGFELTLMVVGESGLGKSTLINSMFLSDIYHAEQHPGPSKRIKKTVAVESTKVLLKENGVNLTLTVVDTPGFGDAVDNSNCWLPIVDFVESKYEEYLTAESRVHRTALPDSRVHVCLYFIAPSGHGLKPLDIEFMQRLCDKVNIIPVIAKADTLTPEEITLFKKQILNEIAQNKIKIYDFPDPMDEEEDAKVLRQLRSRVPFAVVGANAIIEIDGRKVRGRRYPWGVAEVENLDHCDFIALRNMVIRTNLQDLKDVTNNVHYENYRCRKLAGLGTDGKAKLSNNLCNIGTVNTNGTGWNPLAQMEEEKREHESKMKKMEAEMEQVFEMKVKEKKQKLKDSEAELTRRHEERKKALELQIRELEDRRKAFEQEKAEWEQQNGVTLDELRRKSLEANSKEKRNFCDRVSCIKKFR; from the exons ATGAGTACATCAACGCCCACAGCACAGCAGACGGCCGGACCCGGTGCCGGTGGACCGCCAGTACCGCCGGTGAAGCCCGTCCTTTCGTCGCCCGGCGCCTACATGGCCAACTTCCAGGGGAcgggtggtggcggcggcggtggtatGCCGGTGGCGGCACCCCCCATTACGGCCGGCATCCACGGGACGAACAAGACGCACGAGAAGCCGACGATCGCCGCCCGGCCCATTCCACCTCCGAAGCTGCCAAACTACTCGTCATCCTTCAACAAGATCGATCGCGATCGAAACGAGTTCACCAAGATCGACAAAGCGGAACGGGAAAAGGTTAGCCTG TTGGCAACGAAGCGCGAAATGTTCTTCAAGTCGGAGAGCAACAGTCCGTCCGGACCGCCACCAAATCCACCGGTAGGGCTGAACAGTCTCAACCTGGCTAACAACAACGTGATC CATAATAACAGCGCAAACGCGGCCAACGATAAACACAGCACGGCAGGGCTCACTAACTCggttggcggcggcggcggcggtggcgtcACTAACAACAGCTCACCGGCCGCGGTCTCGATTGGCGCAATGGTCACCAATAACAATCACAACGGTCTGAACGGTGCACCGGCCACGAATGGCAGCGCTGTGcacgcggcagcagcagcggcggcggcagcaaccGGGAACAACAATCTCGGCGGAGGAGGTGGCGGTGGCGTGAACGGGCTGGCGACCAGCATGAACAGTATTTCGCTGAAGGAGAAGCGGGACGCCCTGCTGAACCATCACGATAGCGGTGCGAACGGTCACCACGGTCATCATCACCATGCGGATGCGGCGAACGCGAAGCTAGCGAACGAACGGCACGAGAAGGAGAAGCCGGTGATGAAAACGAAGCCGAAGGAGCTGGACGGGTACGTTGGGTTCGCGAATCTGCCGAACCAGGTGTACCGGAAGGCGGTGAAGAAGGGCTTTGAGCTGacgctgatggtggtgggcgAGTCGGGGCTGGGCAAATCGACCCTGATCAACTCGATGTTCCTGTCGGACATTTACCACGCCGAGCAGCATCCGGGACCGTCGAAGCGCATCAAGAAGACGGTGGCCGTCGAGAGCACCAAGGTGCTGCTGAAGGAGAATGGCGTCAACCTAACGCTGACGGTTGTCGATACGCCCGGTTTCGGTGATGCCGTTGACAACAGCAACTG CTGGCTACCGATAGTGGATTTTGTAGAGTCGAAGTACGAGGAGTATTTGACGGCCGAGTCACGCGTCCACCGAACGGCGCTGCCCGATTCGCGCGTGCACGTTTGTCTGTACTTTATTGCCCCGTCCGGGCATGGGCTGAAGCCGCTGGATATCGAGTTCATGCAGCGACTGTGCGATAAGGTGAACATCATACCGGTCATTGCCAAAGCGGACACGCTGACTCCGGAGGAAATCACTCTCTTCAAGAAACAG ATTCTAAACGAAATCGCTCAAAATAAGATTAAAATCTACGATTTCCCGGACCCgatggacgaggaggaggacgcaAAAGTACTTCGCCAGCTGCGCAGTCGCGTGCCGTTCGCTGTGGTCGGTGCGAATGCAATTATCGAGATTGATGGTCGCAAAGTCCGTGGACGACGCTACCCGTGGGGAGTTGCTGAAG TTGAAAATTTGGACCATTGTGATTTCATCGCTCTGCGCAACATGGTCATCCGGACGAATCTGCAGGACCTGAAGGATGTGACAAACAACGTGCACTATGAAAACTATCGCTGTCGAAAGCTGGCCGGTTTGGGTACCGATGGCAAGGCCAAACTAAGCAATAA CTTATGCAATATTGGAACTGTTAACACAAACGGTACTGGATG GAATCCACTGGCTCAGATGGAGGAGGAAAAGCGGGAACATGAATCGAAGATGAAGAAAATGGAAGCCGAAATGGAGCAAGTGTTTGAGATGAAGGTgaaggagaagaaacaaaagctCAAGGACTCGGAGGCCGAACTAACCAGACGTCACGAGGAACGAAAGAAG GCACTCGAGCTTCAAATTCGTGAGCTGGAAGATCGCAGAAAGGCTTTCGAGCAGGAGAAAGCCGAATGGGAACAGCAAAACGGTGTCACGCTTGACGAGCTGCGCCGCAAGAGCCTCGAAGCCAACAGTAAAGA gaagAGAAATTTTTGT GACCGCGTCTCTTGCATCAAGAAGTTCCGATGA
- the LOC120904365 gene encoding septin-7 isoform X8, protein MSTSTPTAQQTAGPGAGGPPVPPVKPVLSSPGAYMANFQGTGGGGGGGMPVAAPPITAGIHGTNKTHEKPTIAARPIPPPKLPNYSSSFNKIDRDRNEFTKIDKAEREKHNNSANAANDKHSTAGLTNSVGGGGGGGVTNNSSPAAVSIGAMVTNNNHNGLNGAPATNGSAVHAAAAAAAAATGNNNLGGGGGGGVNGLATSMNSISLKEKRDALLNHHDSGANGHHGHHHHADAANAKLANERHEKEKPVMKTKPKELDGYVGFANLPNQVYRKAVKKGFELTLMVVGESGLGKSTLINSMFLSDIYHAEQHPGPSKRIKKTVAVESTKVLLKENGVNLTLTVVDTPGFGDAVDNSNCWLPIVDFVESKYEEYLTAESRVHRTALPDSRVHVCLYFIAPSGHGLKPLDIEFMQRLCDKVNIIPVIAKADTLTPEEITLFKKQILNEIAQNKIKIYDFPDPMDEEEDAKVLRQLRSRVPFAVVGANAIIEIDGRKVRGRRYPWGVAEVENLDHCDFIALRNMVIRTNLQDLKDVTNNVHYENYRCRKLAGLGTDGKAKLSNNLCNIGTVNTNGTGWNPLAQMEEEKREHESKMKKMEAEMEQVFEMKVKEKKQKLKDSEAELTRRHEERKKALELQIRELEDRRKAFEQEKAEWEQQNGVTLDELRRKSLEANSKETASLASRSSDESKGRRVFGSLLRRHTSFGAPDAVRGVTGAAGSTSTLTTSANNNGSTVPPSPQDHNDS, encoded by the exons ATGAGTACATCAACGCCCACAGCACAGCAGACGGCCGGACCCGGTGCCGGTGGACCGCCAGTACCGCCGGTGAAGCCCGTCCTTTCGTCGCCCGGCGCCTACATGGCCAACTTCCAGGGGAcgggtggtggcggcggcggtggtatGCCGGTGGCGGCACCCCCCATTACGGCCGGCATCCACGGGACGAACAAGACGCACGAGAAGCCGACGATCGCCGCCCGGCCCATTCCACCTCCGAAGCTGCCAAACTACTCGTCATCCTTCAACAAGATCGATCGCGATCGAAACGAGTTCACCAAGATCGACAAAGCGGAACGGGAAAAG CATAATAACAGCGCAAACGCGGCCAACGATAAACACAGCACGGCAGGGCTCACTAACTCggttggcggcggcggcggcggtggcgtcACTAACAACAGCTCACCGGCCGCGGTCTCGATTGGCGCAATGGTCACCAATAACAATCACAACGGTCTGAACGGTGCACCGGCCACGAATGGCAGCGCTGTGcacgcggcagcagcagcggcggcggcagcaaccGGGAACAACAATCTCGGCGGAGGAGGTGGCGGTGGCGTGAACGGGCTGGCGACCAGCATGAACAGTATTTCGCTGAAGGAGAAGCGGGACGCCCTGCTGAACCATCACGATAGCGGTGCGAACGGTCACCACGGTCATCATCACCATGCGGATGCGGCGAACGCGAAGCTAGCGAACGAACGGCACGAGAAGGAGAAGCCGGTGATGAAAACGAAGCCGAAGGAGCTGGACGGGTACGTTGGGTTCGCGAATCTGCCGAACCAGGTGTACCGGAAGGCGGTGAAGAAGGGCTTTGAGCTGacgctgatggtggtgggcgAGTCGGGGCTGGGCAAATCGACCCTGATCAACTCGATGTTCCTGTCGGACATTTACCACGCCGAGCAGCATCCGGGACCGTCGAAGCGCATCAAGAAGACGGTGGCCGTCGAGAGCACCAAGGTGCTGCTGAAGGAGAATGGCGTCAACCTAACGCTGACGGTTGTCGATACGCCCGGTTTCGGTGATGCCGTTGACAACAGCAACTG CTGGCTACCGATAGTGGATTTTGTAGAGTCGAAGTACGAGGAGTATTTGACGGCCGAGTCACGCGTCCACCGAACGGCGCTGCCCGATTCGCGCGTGCACGTTTGTCTGTACTTTATTGCCCCGTCCGGGCATGGGCTGAAGCCGCTGGATATCGAGTTCATGCAGCGACTGTGCGATAAGGTGAACATCATACCGGTCATTGCCAAAGCGGACACGCTGACTCCGGAGGAAATCACTCTCTTCAAGAAACAG ATTCTAAACGAAATCGCTCAAAATAAGATTAAAATCTACGATTTCCCGGACCCgatggacgaggaggaggacgcaAAAGTACTTCGCCAGCTGCGCAGTCGCGTGCCGTTCGCTGTGGTCGGTGCGAATGCAATTATCGAGATTGATGGTCGCAAAGTCCGTGGACGACGCTACCCGTGGGGAGTTGCTGAAG TTGAAAATTTGGACCATTGTGATTTCATCGCTCTGCGCAACATGGTCATCCGGACGAATCTGCAGGACCTGAAGGATGTGACAAACAACGTGCACTATGAAAACTATCGCTGTCGAAAGCTGGCCGGTTTGGGTACCGATGGCAAGGCCAAACTAAGCAATAA CTTATGCAATATTGGAACTGTTAACACAAACGGTACTGGATG GAATCCACTGGCTCAGATGGAGGAGGAAAAGCGGGAACATGAATCGAAGATGAAGAAAATGGAAGCCGAAATGGAGCAAGTGTTTGAGATGAAGGTgaaggagaagaaacaaaagctCAAGGACTCGGAGGCCGAACTAACCAGACGTCACGAGGAACGAAAGAAG GCACTCGAGCTTCAAATTCGTGAGCTGGAAGATCGCAGAAAGGCTTTCGAGCAGGAGAAAGCCGAATGGGAACAGCAAAACGGTGTCACGCTTGACGAGCTGCGCCGCAAGAGCCTCGAAGCCAACAGTAAAGA GACCGCGTCTCTTGCATCAAGAAGTTCCGATGAGTCGAAGGGCAGGCGCGTGTTTGGATCGTTGCTGCGTCGGCACACTAGCTTCGGGGCGCCGGACGCCGTCCGTGGCGTTACCGGGGCGGCCGGTTCGACTTCCACTCTCACTACTAGCGCTAACAATAACGGCAGCACGGTGCCACCCAGCCCGCAAGATCATAACGATtcgtaa
- the LOC120904365 gene encoding septin-7 isoform X20 produces the protein MSTSTPTAQQTAGPGAGGPPVPPVKPVLSSPGAYMANFQGTGGGGGGGMPVAAPPITAGIHGTNKTHEKPTIAARPIPPPKLPNYSSSFNKIDRDRNEFTKIDKAEREKLATKREMFFKSESNSPSGPPPNPPVGLNSLNLANNNVIHNNSANAANDKHSTAGLTNSVGGGGGGGVTNNSSPAAVSIGAMVTNNNHNGLNGAPATNGSAVHAAAAAAAAATGNNNLGGGGGGGVNGLATSMNSISLKEKRDALLNHHDSGANGHHGHHHHADAANAKLANERHEKEKPVMKTKPKELDGYVGFANLPNQVYRKAVKKGFELTLMVVGESGLGKSTLINSMFLSDIYHAEQHPGPSKRIKKTVAVESTKVLLKENGVNLTLTVVDTPGFGDAVDNSNCWLPIVDFVESKYEEYLTAESRVHRTALPDSRVHVCLYFIAPSGHGLKPLDIEFMQRLCDKVNIIPVIAKADTLTPEEITLFKKQILNEIAQNKIKIYDFPDPMDEEEDAKVLRQLRSRVPFAVVGANAIIEIDGRKVRGRRYPWGVAEVENLDHCDFIALRNMVIRTNLQDLKDVTNNVHYENYRCRKLAGLGTDGKAKLSNKNPLAQMEEEKREHESKMKKMEAEMEQVFEMKVKEKKQKLKDSEAELTRRHEERKKALELQIRELEDRRKAFEQEKAEWEQQNGVTLDELRRKSLEANSKETASLASRSSDESKGRRVFGSLLRRHTSFGAPDAVRGVTGAAGSTSTLTTSANNNGSTVPPSPQDHNDS, from the exons ATGAGTACATCAACGCCCACAGCACAGCAGACGGCCGGACCCGGTGCCGGTGGACCGCCAGTACCGCCGGTGAAGCCCGTCCTTTCGTCGCCCGGCGCCTACATGGCCAACTTCCAGGGGAcgggtggtggcggcggcggtggtatGCCGGTGGCGGCACCCCCCATTACGGCCGGCATCCACGGGACGAACAAGACGCACGAGAAGCCGACGATCGCCGCCCGGCCCATTCCACCTCCGAAGCTGCCAAACTACTCGTCATCCTTCAACAAGATCGATCGCGATCGAAACGAGTTCACCAAGATCGACAAAGCGGAACGGGAAAAG TTGGCAACGAAGCGCGAAATGTTCTTCAAGTCGGAGAGCAACAGTCCGTCCGGACCGCCACCAAATCCACCGGTAGGGCTGAACAGTCTCAACCTGGCTAACAACAACGTGATC CATAATAACAGCGCAAACGCGGCCAACGATAAACACAGCACGGCAGGGCTCACTAACTCggttggcggcggcggcggcggtggcgtcACTAACAACAGCTCACCGGCCGCGGTCTCGATTGGCGCAATGGTCACCAATAACAATCACAACGGTCTGAACGGTGCACCGGCCACGAATGGCAGCGCTGTGcacgcggcagcagcagcggcggcggcagcaaccGGGAACAACAATCTCGGCGGAGGAGGTGGCGGTGGCGTGAACGGGCTGGCGACCAGCATGAACAGTATTTCGCTGAAGGAGAAGCGGGACGCCCTGCTGAACCATCACGATAGCGGTGCGAACGGTCACCACGGTCATCATCACCATGCGGATGCGGCGAACGCGAAGCTAGCGAACGAACGGCACGAGAAGGAGAAGCCGGTGATGAAAACGAAGCCGAAGGAGCTGGACGGGTACGTTGGGTTCGCGAATCTGCCGAACCAGGTGTACCGGAAGGCGGTGAAGAAGGGCTTTGAGCTGacgctgatggtggtgggcgAGTCGGGGCTGGGCAAATCGACCCTGATCAACTCGATGTTCCTGTCGGACATTTACCACGCCGAGCAGCATCCGGGACCGTCGAAGCGCATCAAGAAGACGGTGGCCGTCGAGAGCACCAAGGTGCTGCTGAAGGAGAATGGCGTCAACCTAACGCTGACGGTTGTCGATACGCCCGGTTTCGGTGATGCCGTTGACAACAGCAACTG CTGGCTACCGATAGTGGATTTTGTAGAGTCGAAGTACGAGGAGTATTTGACGGCCGAGTCACGCGTCCACCGAACGGCGCTGCCCGATTCGCGCGTGCACGTTTGTCTGTACTTTATTGCCCCGTCCGGGCATGGGCTGAAGCCGCTGGATATCGAGTTCATGCAGCGACTGTGCGATAAGGTGAACATCATACCGGTCATTGCCAAAGCGGACACGCTGACTCCGGAGGAAATCACTCTCTTCAAGAAACAG ATTCTAAACGAAATCGCTCAAAATAAGATTAAAATCTACGATTTCCCGGACCCgatggacgaggaggaggacgcaAAAGTACTTCGCCAGCTGCGCAGTCGCGTGCCGTTCGCTGTGGTCGGTGCGAATGCAATTATCGAGATTGATGGTCGCAAAGTCCGTGGACGACGCTACCCGTGGGGAGTTGCTGAAG TTGAAAATTTGGACCATTGTGATTTCATCGCTCTGCGCAACATGGTCATCCGGACGAATCTGCAGGACCTGAAGGATGTGACAAACAACGTGCACTATGAAAACTATCGCTGTCGAAAGCTGGCCGGTTTGGGTACCGATGGCAAGGCCAAACTAAGCAATAA GAATCCACTGGCTCAGATGGAGGAGGAAAAGCGGGAACATGAATCGAAGATGAAGAAAATGGAAGCCGAAATGGAGCAAGTGTTTGAGATGAAGGTgaaggagaagaaacaaaagctCAAGGACTCGGAGGCCGAACTAACCAGACGTCACGAGGAACGAAAGAAG GCACTCGAGCTTCAAATTCGTGAGCTGGAAGATCGCAGAAAGGCTTTCGAGCAGGAGAAAGCCGAATGGGAACAGCAAAACGGTGTCACGCTTGACGAGCTGCGCCGCAAGAGCCTCGAAGCCAACAGTAAAGA GACCGCGTCTCTTGCATCAAGAAGTTCCGATGAGTCGAAGGGCAGGCGCGTGTTTGGATCGTTGCTGCGTCGGCACACTAGCTTCGGGGCGCCGGACGCCGTCCGTGGCGTTACCGGGGCGGCCGGTTCGACTTCCACTCTCACTACTAGCGCTAACAATAACGGCAGCACGGTGCCACCCAGCCCGCAAGATCATAACGATtcgtaa
- the LOC120904365 gene encoding septin-7 isoform X19, with product MREWVFCCSKLLCAHNNSANAANDKHSTAGLTNSVGGGGGGGVTNNSSPAAVSIGAMVTNNNHNGLNGAPATNGSAVHAAAAAAAAATGNNNLGGGGGGGVNGLATSMNSISLKEKRDALLNHHDSGANGHHGHHHHADAANAKLANERHEKEKPVMKTKPKELDGYVGFANLPNQVYRKAVKKGFELTLMVVGESGLGKSTLINSMFLSDIYHAEQHPGPSKRIKKTVAVESTKVLLKENGVNLTLTVVDTPGFGDAVDNSNCWLPIVDFVESKYEEYLTAESRVHRTALPDSRVHVCLYFIAPSGHGLKPLDIEFMQRLCDKVNIIPVIAKADTLTPEEITLFKKQILNEIAQNKIKIYDFPDPMDEEEDAKVLRQLRSRVPFAVVGANAIIEIDGRKVRGRRYPWGVAEVENLDHCDFIALRNMVIRTNLQDLKDVTNNVHYENYRCRKLAGLGTDGKAKLSNNLCNIGTVNTNGTGWNPLAQMEEEKREHESKMKKMEAEMEQVFEMKVKEKKQKLKDSEAELTRRHEERKKALELQIRELEDRRKAFEQEKAEWEQQNGVTLDELRRKSLEANSKETASLASRSSDESKGRRVFGSLLRRHTSFGAPDAVRGVTGAAGSTSTLTTSANNNGSTVPPSPQDHNDS from the exons ATGAGAGAATGGGTCTTTTGCTGCAGTAAGCTGCTTTGCG CG CATAATAACAGCGCAAACGCGGCCAACGATAAACACAGCACGGCAGGGCTCACTAACTCggttggcggcggcggcggcggtggcgtcACTAACAACAGCTCACCGGCCGCGGTCTCGATTGGCGCAATGGTCACCAATAACAATCACAACGGTCTGAACGGTGCACCGGCCACGAATGGCAGCGCTGTGcacgcggcagcagcagcggcggcggcagcaaccGGGAACAACAATCTCGGCGGAGGAGGTGGCGGTGGCGTGAACGGGCTGGCGACCAGCATGAACAGTATTTCGCTGAAGGAGAAGCGGGACGCCCTGCTGAACCATCACGATAGCGGTGCGAACGGTCACCACGGTCATCATCACCATGCGGATGCGGCGAACGCGAAGCTAGCGAACGAACGGCACGAGAAGGAGAAGCCGGTGATGAAAACGAAGCCGAAGGAGCTGGACGGGTACGTTGGGTTCGCGAATCTGCCGAACCAGGTGTACCGGAAGGCGGTGAAGAAGGGCTTTGAGCTGacgctgatggtggtgggcgAGTCGGGGCTGGGCAAATCGACCCTGATCAACTCGATGTTCCTGTCGGACATTTACCACGCCGAGCAGCATCCGGGACCGTCGAAGCGCATCAAGAAGACGGTGGCCGTCGAGAGCACCAAGGTGCTGCTGAAGGAGAATGGCGTCAACCTAACGCTGACGGTTGTCGATACGCCCGGTTTCGGTGATGCCGTTGACAACAGCAACTG CTGGCTACCGATAGTGGATTTTGTAGAGTCGAAGTACGAGGAGTATTTGACGGCCGAGTCACGCGTCCACCGAACGGCGCTGCCCGATTCGCGCGTGCACGTTTGTCTGTACTTTATTGCCCCGTCCGGGCATGGGCTGAAGCCGCTGGATATCGAGTTCATGCAGCGACTGTGCGATAAGGTGAACATCATACCGGTCATTGCCAAAGCGGACACGCTGACTCCGGAGGAAATCACTCTCTTCAAGAAACAG ATTCTAAACGAAATCGCTCAAAATAAGATTAAAATCTACGATTTCCCGGACCCgatggacgaggaggaggacgcaAAAGTACTTCGCCAGCTGCGCAGTCGCGTGCCGTTCGCTGTGGTCGGTGCGAATGCAATTATCGAGATTGATGGTCGCAAAGTCCGTGGACGACGCTACCCGTGGGGAGTTGCTGAAG TTGAAAATTTGGACCATTGTGATTTCATCGCTCTGCGCAACATGGTCATCCGGACGAATCTGCAGGACCTGAAGGATGTGACAAACAACGTGCACTATGAAAACTATCGCTGTCGAAAGCTGGCCGGTTTGGGTACCGATGGCAAGGCCAAACTAAGCAATAA CTTATGCAATATTGGAACTGTTAACACAAACGGTACTGGATG GAATCCACTGGCTCAGATGGAGGAGGAAAAGCGGGAACATGAATCGAAGATGAAGAAAATGGAAGCCGAAATGGAGCAAGTGTTTGAGATGAAGGTgaaggagaagaaacaaaagctCAAGGACTCGGAGGCCGAACTAACCAGACGTCACGAGGAACGAAAGAAG GCACTCGAGCTTCAAATTCGTGAGCTGGAAGATCGCAGAAAGGCTTTCGAGCAGGAGAAAGCCGAATGGGAACAGCAAAACGGTGTCACGCTTGACGAGCTGCGCCGCAAGAGCCTCGAAGCCAACAGTAAAGA GACCGCGTCTCTTGCATCAAGAAGTTCCGATGAGTCGAAGGGCAGGCGCGTGTTTGGATCGTTGCTGCGTCGGCACACTAGCTTCGGGGCGCCGGACGCCGTCCGTGGCGTTACCGGGGCGGCCGGTTCGACTTCCACTCTCACTACTAGCGCTAACAATAACGGCAGCACGGTGCCACCCAGCCCGCAAGATCATAACGATtcgtaa